One Megalopta genalis isolate 19385.01 chromosome 5, iyMegGena1_principal, whole genome shotgun sequence DNA window includes the following coding sequences:
- the LOC117219742 gene encoding uncharacterized protein LOC117219742, whose translation MPSSLALMILCATGISAYATTPYNVSINQPIANRLGNGRQNEPIKRFACPVGFFRLKRYCYYLSAGTAPWREAHFHCKDRNATLAILDRSGKDRMLRKYLMGEQFTKLERWIGGMFNWKKMAWEWSVTGDKMDFQNFGRPQSGQSKYAWHCITIDPTLKYKWSPRSCVERKHFVCEVPAGRVARRRKKTADPFAPQNQRLKPRKKGKKYSKDTQKPQKGKRKQRPGWKRNWAEQDTKTYWAHGVNFGSRPPSNNMVPKVRMRHKPNRTQPNYSAPTVAQIQPQGQVGYSAFLGDGPSSGPQSLTDLSKVLFQNRGKINELASEEVLLKP comes from the exons ATGCCGAGTTCCTTGGCTCTGATGATCCTTTGCGCCACAG GCATATCGGCGTATGCGACAACACCCTACAATGTCAGTATTAACCAGCCGATCGCGAACCGCCTAGGAAACGGCCGGCAGAACGAACCCATAAAACGATTCGCCTGTCCCGTAGGATTCTTCCGATTGAAACGATACTGTTATTATTTAAGCGCAGGAACGGCACCCTGGAGGGAAGCCCATTTTCATTGCAAAGACAGAAATGCCACTCTGGCGATCCTCGACAGAAGCGGCAAAGACAGGATGCTGAGAAAATATCTGATGGGTGAACAATTCA CGAAACTAGAAAGATGGATCGGCGGAATGTTCAATTGGAAAAAGATGGCATGGGAATGGAGCGTGACCGGCGACAAGATGGACTTCCAAAATTTCGGGAGACCACAGTCCGGTCAGTCGAAGTATGCATGGCACTGCATCACGATCGATCCGACCTTAAAATATAAATGGAGCCCGCGAAGTTGCGTCGAACGAAAGCATTTCGTTTGCGAAGTGCCGGCCGGCCGCGTAG CCAGAAGACGCAAGAAGACGGCGGACCCCTTCGCCCCGCAAAACCAAAGACTAAAGCCTCGAAAGAAGGGCAAAAAGTACTCGAAGGATACGCAGAAGCCGCAAAAGGGCAAGCGTAAACAGCGGCCCGGTTGGAAGAGAAATTGGGCGGAACAGGACACGAAGACTTATTGGGCTCACGGTGTTAATTTCGGCTCAAGGCCGCCATCCAA CAACATGGTGCCGAAGGTACGAATGCGGCACAAACCCAACAGAACCCAGCCGAATTATTCTGCACCGACGGTGGCGCAGATCCAGCCACAAGGTCAGGTGGGATACAGCGCGTTCCTCGGCGACGGACCTAGCAGCGGTCCACAGAGCCTGACCGACCTGAGCAAGGTCCTCTTCCAGAACCGAGGGAAAATCAACGAACTGGCGAGCGAAGAAGTGCTGCTGAAGCCTTGA